In one Nicotiana sylvestris chromosome 8, ASM39365v2, whole genome shotgun sequence genomic region, the following are encoded:
- the LOC104229198 gene encoding signal peptide peptidase-like 2 has product MRIISSLICIYGLVLFFSLNYPAKVTAGDIVHHDDLAPKKPGCENDFVLVKVQTWIDGKEDAEFVGVGARFGTTIVSKEKNAQQTPLTLSDPRDCCKPPRKKLAGEVIMVDRGHCKFTTKANNAEAAGASAILIVNNQKELYKMVCDPEETDLDIHIPAIMLPQDAGATLDKMLLNRSSVTVQLYSPRRPVVDIAEVFLWLMAVGTILCGSYWAAWSAREAAIEHDKLLKDASEEDLPHFGTGGSSTVMDINMISAVLFVVVASCFLIVLYKLMRFTWFFEILVVLFCIGGVESLQTCLVALLSRWFRRTGESFIKVPIFGAVSYLTLAVSPFCITFAVVWAVYRNSSFGWIGQDILGITLIITVLQIVRIPNLKVGTVLLGCAFIYDIFWVFASQRLFHESVMIVVARGDKSGEDGIPMLLKIPRLFDPWGGYSIIGFGDILLPGLLVAFSLRYDWLAKKNLRAGYFLWAMIAYGLGLLITYVALNLMDGHGQPALLYIVPFTLGTFLILGTKRGDLKILWTKGEPERVCPHIRLESKEESDREE; this is encoded by the exons ATGAGGATTATTAGCTCTCTAATTTGCATATATGGATTGGTATTATTCTTCTCACTGAATTATCCTGCTAAAGTTACAGCAGGTGACATTGTTCATCACGATGACTTAGCACCCAAGAAACCCGGTTGTGAGAACGACTTTGTGCTG GTGAAAGTTCAAACTTGGATTGATGGTAAAGAGGATGCAGAATTTGTTGGTGTTGGTGCTAGATTTGGCACTACTATTGTGTCCAAGGAGAAAAATGCACAGCAAACTCCCCTTACTCTTTCTGACCCTCGGGATTGTTGCAAGCCTCCAAGGAAGAAG CTTGCTGGAGAGGTCATCATGGTAGATCGCGGCCATTGCAAATTCACAACAAAGGCTAATAATGCGGAAGCGGCGGGGGCTTCGGCAATCTTGATAGTAAATAATCAAAAAG AACTTTACAAGATGGTTTGTGATCCTGAAGAAACTGACCTAGATATACACATACCTGCCATTATGCTACCTCAGGATGCTGGGGCAACGCTGGATAAAATGCTTTTGAATCGCTCATCAG TTACTGTGCAACTCTACTCTCCAAGACGACCCGTAGTGGACATTGCAGAAGTATTTTTGTGGCTGATGGCTGTTGGTACAATCTTATGTGGTTCTTATTGGGCTGCTTGGAGTGCTAGAGAAGCAGCTATAGAGCACGACAAGCTGTTGAAG GATGCTTCAGAGGAAGATCTTCCACATTTTGGAACTGGTGGTTCAAGCACTGTCATGGATATAAACATGATATCAGCAgtcttatttgttgttgttgcttcctGCTTCTTAATTGTATTATATAAGTTGATGAGGTTCACGTGGTTCTTTGAAATCTTGGTGGTTCTATTTTGCATCGGTGGTGTAGAG AGTTTACAAACTTGCTTAGTTGCCTTGCTATCAAG GTGGTTTAGGCGTACGGGAGAGTCATTCATTAAAGTACCCATTTTTGGTGCAGTCTCTTATCTTACTTTGGCTGTTTCCCCATTCTGCATAACCTTTGCAGTGGTTTGGGCAGTGTACAGAAATTCTTCTTTTGGCTGGATAGGTCAAGACATACTT GGTATCACACTAATAATTACAGTTCTGCAAATTGTACGGATACCTAATCTCAAG GTCGGTACAGTTCTTTTGGGTTGTGCCTTCATCTACGACATATTTTGGGTGTTTGCTTCCCAGAGGCTCTTCCATGAAAGTGTGATGATTGTG GTAGCTCGTGGTGATAAAAGCGGAGAGGATGGCATTCCAATGCTGCTGAAGATCCCACGACTATTTGATCCATGGGGTGGTTACAGTATTATTGGCTTTGGCGACATCCTATTGCCTGGCCTGCTAGTAGCATTTTCACTTAG GTATGATTGGCTTGCTAAGAAGaatctccgagctggttacttctTGTGGGCGATGATTGCATATGGATTAG GTCTTCTTATTACATATGTAGCATTGAACTTAATGGATGGTCATGGCCAACCTGCACTTCTTTACATCGTCCCGTTTACCCTCG GGACCTTTTTGATACTGGGGACGAAGAGAGGTGATCTGAAAATTCTTTGGACAAAGGGTGAACCAGAAAGGGTGTGTCCACATATTCGTCTTGAATCGAAGGAAGAATCGGATAGAGAAGAATAA